Proteins from one Desmodus rotundus isolate HL8 chromosome 9, HLdesRot8A.1, whole genome shotgun sequence genomic window:
- the TIGD4 gene encoding tigger transposable element-derived protein 4, giving the protein MAEASADASALPVTVKKKKSLSIEEKIDIINAVESGKKKAEIAAEYGIKKNSLSSIMKNKDKVLEAFESLRFDPKRKRLRTAFYTDLEEALMRWYRIAQCLNVPVNGPMLRLKANDFAQKLGHNDFKCSNGWLDRFKSRYGLVFRAQPVEATGVSVDPSTVWHQNVLPYYLNDYHPKNVFNIKETGLLYRMLPTNTFAFKGETCSIGKLCKDRVTLVVGTNMDGSEKLPLLIIGKNRNPHCFKGIKSLPVYYEANRMAWMTSDVFEQWMRKLDEKFQAQQRRVVIFVDSFPAHPEVKNLKSIELAFFPSCLSSKFIAMKQGVIKSLKIKYRHCLIKKFLSSVEGSQEFTFSLLDAVDTLHLCWRAVTPETIVKSYEEAGFKSQQGESDKTNAEADTGPDLVAHAQAAGVEFPEGLSIEEYAALDDDLETCEAAPNGDAVRTKESKSDETGFYTSDEEGDGGSLGTELPLPSKTEAIAALDTLKSFLRSQDMNDELHNSLADLEIFINSLSSK; this is encoded by the coding sequence ATGGCAGAAGCTTCTGCAGATGCCTCAGCTCTGCCtgtaacagtgaaaaaaaagaaaagtctgtcCATTGAAGAAAAGATTGACATCATAAATGCAGTAGAAAGtggcaagaaaaaagcagagattgCAGCTGAatatggaataaagaaaaattctttgTCTTCTATTATGAAGAATAAAGACAAAGTTCTAGAAGCTTTCGAATCTCTGAGATTTGatccaaagagaaaaagactgagaaCTGCTTTCTACACAGATCTGGAAGAGGCATTAATGAGGTGGTATCGAATTGCTCAGTGTCTCAATGTGCCAGTTAATGGTCCAATGTTGCGTCTAAAAGCTAATGATTTTGCCCAGAAACTGGGACATAATGATTTTAAGTGCAGTAATGGATGGCTGGATCGCTTTAAATCCAGGTATGGCTTAGTATTCAGAGCTCAGCCTGTAGAAGCTACAGGTGTATCAGTAGACCCCTCAACTGTTTGGCACCAAAATGTACTTCCTTATTATTTAAACGATTATCatcctaaaaatgtttttaatataaaagagaCTGGGCTGCTTTATCGAATGTTGCCTACAaacacatttgcatttaaaggaGAAACATGCTCAATTGGAAAGTTATGCAAAGACAGAGTAACTCTGGTGGTTGGGACAAACATGGATGGCTCAGAGAAACTTCCTTTGCTTATCATTGGGAAAAACAGAAATCCACATTGTTTCAAAGGTATAAAATCATTGCCTGTGTATTATGAAGCTAACAGAATGGCATGGATGACCTCAGATGTATTTGAACAGTGGATGCGGAAGCTTGATGAGAAATTTCAAGCCCAGCAACGAAGAGTAGTcatttttgttgattcttttccTGCACATCCAGAGGTAAAGAACCTAAAGTCCATTGAGTTAGCATTTTTTCCATCGTGTTTGTCTTCCAAATTTATAGCTATGAAACAAGGTGTTATTAAAAGCCTTAAAATCAAATATCGACATTGTCTTATCAAGAAATTTCTAAGTTCTGTTGAAGGCAGCCAAGAATTTACATTTTCCCTCCTGGATGCAGTTGATACCTTGCATCTCTGTTGGAGGGCTGTAACCCCTGAGACCATCGTCAAGAGCTATGAAGAGGCAGGATTCAAATCTCAACAGGGAGAAAGCGACAAGACAAATGCAGAGGCCGACACCGGTCCCGATTTGGTTGCCCACGCCCAAGCAGCCGGAGTAGAGTTTCCTGAAGGTTTATCCATAGAAGAGTACGCTGCCCTGGACGATGACCTGGAGACGTGTGAAGCAGCACCAAATGGTGACGCGGTGCGGACCAAAGAAAGTAAATCAGACGAGACTGGATTTTATACTTCCGATGAAGAGGGTGATGGTGGATCTCTGGGAACTGAACTTCCTTTACCATCAAAAACGGAGGCAATAGCTGCTTTAGATACTCTCAAAAGTTTTCTTAGAAGTCAAGATATGAATGATGAGCTTCATAATTCTTTAGCAGACcttgaaatttttattaactCTTTGTCATCTaagtaa